A genomic stretch from Novosphingobium resinovorum includes:
- a CDS encoding cryptochrome/photolyase family protein, with protein sequence MTTLIPVLGDQLSLGLSSLRGANPGDAVVLMMEVADETTYVRHHKTKLAYILSAMRHHAQALEEAGWRVDYLRLNDPENSGSFTGEVARAIQRHDTERILVTEAGEWRVTAMLDSWETLFGVPVEIRKDTRFVCSHGEFDTWASDRRELTMEFFYREMRRKTGLLMDDGKPAGGRWNFDKDNRKPAQADLLMPRPLGFTPDAITRDVIAMVEDRFSDHPGDLDSFNYAVTAADAERQAASFFANALPQFGDYEDAMLTGERFLWHSILSPYINSGLLDPLDLCRRAEAEYRKGRAPLNSVEGYIRQIIGWREYMRGIYWREGPGYVDRNFLEHDRALPDWYWTGDTQMHCLSETIGQTLATAHAHHIQRLMVTGNFALLIGADPKQVHLWYLEIYLDAYEWVELPNTLGMSQFGDGGLLGSKPYVSSGAYINRMSDYCGTCRYNVKERIGEDACPFNALYWNFLARHRDKLGANYRLAMPYRTWDRQSKADQQATLEQAAAFLRQLDGDCGAPYAKRE encoded by the coding sequence ATGACCACGCTCATTCCCGTGTTGGGTGACCAGTTGTCGCTCGGTCTGTCGTCGCTGCGCGGGGCTAACCCCGGCGATGCCGTCGTGCTGATGATGGAAGTCGCCGATGAGACGACCTACGTTCGCCATCACAAGACCAAGCTGGCCTACATTCTCTCAGCGATGCGCCATCATGCCCAGGCTCTAGAGGAAGCAGGATGGCGCGTAGACTATCTGCGGCTGAATGATCCTGAAAACAGCGGCAGTTTTACAGGCGAGGTCGCTCGGGCGATCCAGCGGCATGACACTGAACGGATCCTCGTCACCGAGGCGGGAGAATGGCGCGTCACCGCCATGCTGGATAGCTGGGAAACGCTGTTCGGCGTGCCGGTCGAGATCCGCAAGGACACGCGATTTGTGTGCTCGCACGGCGAATTCGATACATGGGCAAGCGACCGGCGCGAACTGACGATGGAGTTCTTCTATCGCGAAATGCGCAGGAAGACCGGGCTGTTGATGGACGATGGCAAACCGGCTGGCGGGCGCTGGAATTTCGACAAGGACAATCGCAAGCCCGCGCAGGCCGACCTGCTCATGCCGCGTCCGCTTGGCTTTACGCCTGACGCGATCACGCGCGATGTCATCGCAATGGTTGAAGACCGGTTTTCCGATCATCCGGGCGATCTGGACAGTTTCAATTATGCTGTGACCGCCGCAGACGCCGAACGCCAGGCCGCCAGCTTTTTCGCAAACGCACTGCCGCAATTCGGCGACTATGAAGACGCGATGCTGACCGGCGAGCGCTTCTTGTGGCACTCGATCCTGTCGCCTTACATCAACTCGGGACTGCTCGACCCGCTCGACTTGTGCCGCCGCGCTGAAGCCGAATATCGCAAGGGCCGTGCCCCGCTCAATTCGGTCGAAGGCTATATCCGCCAGATCATCGGATGGCGCGAGTACATGCGCGGCATCTATTGGCGTGAAGGCCCCGGCTATGTCGATCGCAATTTCCTGGAACATGACCGGGCGCTTCCGGACTGGTACTGGACCGGCGACACCCAGATGCATTGTCTGTCGGAAACGATCGGGCAAACGCTCGCGACGGCGCACGCGCATCATATTCAGCGGCTGATGGTAACGGGAAATTTCGCACTGCTGATCGGCGCCGATCCCAAGCAAGTGCATCTGTGGTATCTCGAAATCTATCTCGACGCCTATGAGTGGGTGGAATTGCCCAACACGCTGGGCATGAGCCAGTTTGGCGATGGCGGGCTGCTTGGATCAAAGCCTTATGTTTCATCAGGCGCATACATCAACAGAATGTCGGACTACTGCGGTACTTGCCGCTACAACGTCAAAGAGCGGATTGGCGAAGATGCATGCCCGTTCAACGCCCTGTACTGGAACTTCCTCGCCCGTCATCGTGATAAGCTGGGCGCAAACTATCGGCTGGCCATGCCCTACCGCACTTGGGATCGGCAATCAAAAGCAGATCAGCAAGCCACCCTCGAGCAAGCAGCGGCTTTCCTTCGCCAACTGGATGGAGACTGCGGTGCACCTTATGCAAAGCGTGAATGA
- a CDS encoding integration host factor subunit alpha, producing MRQGNCTLTKAEMVAAIQRDVGLSASGALAIAEGILAQMAEALERGESVKIMQFGTFALLDKRARIGRNPRSGEAHTVSARRVVTFRPSEALKSRVARPLPNAADK from the coding sequence ATGCGCCAGGGTAATTGTACATTGACCAAGGCTGAGATGGTTGCCGCCATCCAGCGGGACGTTGGATTGTCAGCCTCAGGCGCTTTGGCAATAGCCGAAGGAATTCTTGCGCAAATGGCTGAAGCGCTGGAGCGAGGCGAGAGCGTCAAGATCATGCAATTCGGCACATTCGCACTCCTCGACAAGCGTGCTCGGATCGGTCGTAATCCCCGGAGCGGCGAAGCGCACACCGTCTCGGCGCGCAGGGTTGTCACCTTTCGTCCCAGCGAGGCGTTGAAGAGCCGTGTCGCTCGGCCGCTGCCAAACGCCGCCGACAAATAA
- a CDS encoding DUF2256 domain-containing protein, protein MAHHKLTLPTKICPSCQRPFAWRKKWARDWDKVKFCSDRCRGVGETERP, encoded by the coding sequence ATGGCGCACCACAAGCTGACTTTGCCGACCAAGATATGCCCTTCCTGCCAGCGGCCGTTCGCGTGGCGAAAAAAATGGGCGCGTGACTGGGACAAGGTCAAGTTCTGCTCGGATCGCTGCCGCGGGGTAGGGGAGACGGAGCGGCCATGA
- a CDS encoding SLC13 family permease: MSPALVSALILLGALVLFVSERVRHDLVAFLALFACLVTGLVAPADAFAGFADPAVMAVAAVLVVGRAIELSGAAGLVADRIIPINAPFAIRLAGLLVVGAMLSAFMNNIAALVITMPIAAEIARTARRSPAATLMPLAFATILGGMTTLIGTPANLILSSVREARLGAPLGFFAMTPVGVAVTVVGLAYLCVVGWRLLPVRTRSSSNGKPPWRVYELSVVDERLDAEELRSRLRAAGARMLATFRDIAPITGVSQFRARDRLLVVSRKNQWSVAATAGLASDVPADHVPDAVTVRVAVAHGSPLIGLGYDEVRTRSRQQLQVVAVGPRVARERRQLVDMRIRAGDQLYIRGPQAELGAFSASARVLEIDRHDPVPTAHSRAAGILAIFAAAIACIVGLGLSPALAFTGAAVLIAALRLLPSEEIYRSIDWSVIVLLAAMIPVGQSFENSGAAAIAAQWLGETLTGLPLIVVLAALCSVTLVLSIFLNNVATAIIMGPLAIDAANLLHVSPDAALLAVLIGASSDFLTPIGHQNNLLVMGPGGYRFSDYARMGAPLVVAVVACTAITLTLLYG; this comes from the coding sequence TTGAGCCCGGCCCTTGTCAGTGCCCTGATCCTGCTGGGTGCACTCGTCCTGTTCGTATCCGAGCGTGTCCGGCATGATCTGGTTGCATTTCTTGCGCTCTTCGCCTGCCTGGTGACGGGTCTTGTCGCGCCGGCTGACGCCTTTGCCGGATTTGCCGATCCTGCCGTGATGGCGGTTGCGGCGGTGCTTGTGGTCGGGCGGGCGATCGAGCTCAGCGGCGCTGCGGGTCTCGTTGCCGATCGGATCATCCCAATCAATGCGCCGTTCGCGATACGCTTGGCCGGCCTTCTGGTCGTCGGCGCCATGCTTTCGGCCTTCATGAACAATATCGCCGCTCTGGTCATCACGATGCCGATCGCGGCCGAGATCGCGCGTACGGCCAGGCGATCACCGGCCGCCACCTTGATGCCCCTCGCGTTTGCAACGATTCTGGGCGGGATGACGACGCTGATCGGGACGCCGGCTAACCTCATCCTGTCTTCCGTGCGGGAAGCGAGATTGGGTGCGCCCCTCGGCTTCTTTGCCATGACCCCCGTGGGGGTCGCAGTGACGGTCGTCGGCCTTGCCTACCTGTGTGTGGTGGGGTGGCGCCTGCTGCCGGTGCGGACGCGCAGTTCCAGCAACGGAAAGCCGCCGTGGCGGGTGTACGAGCTGTCGGTGGTGGACGAGCGTCTGGATGCCGAGGAACTGCGTAGCCGCCTCCGGGCTGCCGGAGCGCGGATGCTCGCCACCTTCCGGGACATCGCGCCGATAACCGGCGTCAGTCAATTTCGGGCGCGGGACCGCCTGCTGGTCGTTTCGCGTAAGAACCAGTGGTCTGTAGCAGCGACAGCTGGCCTCGCCAGCGATGTTCCAGCAGACCATGTGCCAGATGCCGTCACCGTCCGCGTCGCGGTGGCGCACGGCTCTCCGCTCATCGGGCTTGGCTACGACGAAGTGCGAACCCGCAGCCGGCAGCAGCTGCAGGTTGTCGCGGTAGGCCCCCGCGTGGCCAGGGAACGGCGGCAATTGGTGGACATGCGCATACGGGCAGGCGACCAGCTCTATATCCGCGGTCCTCAGGCAGAACTTGGTGCGTTCAGCGCCAGTGCCCGTGTCCTTGAGATCGACCGGCACGATCCCGTCCCGACCGCTCACAGCCGCGCGGCCGGAATTCTCGCAATTTTCGCAGCGGCAATCGCCTGCATCGTCGGGCTAGGTCTCTCGCCTGCGCTGGCCTTCACGGGCGCCGCGGTCCTGATCGCGGCGCTGCGGCTGCTGCCATCTGAGGAAATCTACCGCTCCATCGACTGGAGCGTGATTGTCCTGCTTGCAGCCATGATCCCGGTTGGACAGAGCTTTGAGAACAGCGGTGCTGCAGCCATCGCCGCACAGTGGCTGGGCGAGACGTTGACGGGATTGCCGCTGATCGTCGTGCTGGCCGCGCTTTGCTCCGTCACCTTGGTGCTTTCGATCTTCCTCAACAACGTGGCGACGGCGATCATCATGGGCCCGCTCGCGATAGATGCCGCCAATCTTCTCCACGTCAGTCCCGATGCCGCGCTGCTGGCGGTGCTTATCGGCGCATCATCGGACTTTCTGACCCCGATTGGTCATCAGAACAATCTTCTGGTCATGGGGCCGGGCGGCTACCGATTCAGCGATTATGCCCGGATGGGCGCGCCGTTGGTCGTGGCTGTGGTAGCCTGTACGGCGATTACGCTGACGCTGCTGTATGGCTGA
- a CDS encoding nucleoside hydrolase: MPHKMERRKFVGLAMTLASALAVPAHAFGKQPALARVILDNDFAGDPDGLFQLAHHALCSSVKISLIVGSHLPAKFGSGHDAQDAIARVGEVLEIMKLAGKYSIIAGSETPIQSRTSSKPSTASAAIVREAMREDANEPLIYAAGAGLTDLALAWLSEPRIGRRIKLVWIGGNTHSGFGNPGAKPGEPEFNFSIDPVAAQVLFNESDIEIWQVPSDAYSQMLFSTAELEELGGQSRLGAYLKSRVDAIPEMFAKIPGVPPVAMTDAYVLGDSPLVTLTALVPPMQPDPTSSRYKLLPTPRLLDNGSYAERAGGRPMRVYTYVDAGLTFRDMLARFRLLSAA, encoded by the coding sequence TTGCCCCATAAAATGGAACGCCGGAAATTCGTCGGTTTGGCGATGACGCTCGCTAGCGCACTCGCGGTGCCCGCACATGCATTTGGCAAGCAGCCAGCGTTAGCACGGGTGATCCTCGACAACGACTTCGCTGGTGATCCGGACGGATTGTTTCAGCTTGCGCATCACGCATTGTGCTCGTCGGTCAAGATTTCTCTCATCGTGGGATCGCACCTTCCCGCCAAGTTCGGCAGCGGGCACGACGCCCAAGATGCAATCGCACGGGTTGGCGAAGTTCTCGAAATCATGAAGCTTGCCGGCAAGTATAGCATCATAGCCGGATCCGAGACGCCAATCCAGTCACGCACCTCCTCGAAACCCAGTACGGCATCGGCTGCCATCGTCCGCGAAGCTATGCGCGAAGACGCTAACGAGCCTCTGATCTATGCGGCCGGCGCTGGGCTAACCGATCTCGCGCTCGCTTGGTTGTCTGAGCCGCGCATTGGCCGCCGCATAAAATTGGTCTGGATCGGTGGGAACACTCATTCCGGCTTTGGAAATCCCGGAGCCAAGCCGGGCGAACCGGAATTCAATTTCTCTATCGATCCTGTAGCGGCGCAAGTGCTGTTCAACGAATCCGATATCGAGATCTGGCAAGTGCCCTCCGATGCCTATAGCCAGATGCTGTTCAGCACGGCCGAACTTGAGGAGTTGGGTGGACAGAGCCGGCTCGGCGCCTATCTTAAGTCTAGGGTCGATGCGATACCGGAGATGTTCGCCAAGATACCTGGCGTACCCCCGGTGGCCATGACAGACGCCTACGTCCTGGGCGACAGTCCGCTGGTGACATTGACCGCGCTGGTTCCCCCTATGCAGCCAGATCCTACATCGAGCCGGTACAAGCTGCTGCCAACACCAAGGCTTCTCGACAACGGAAGCTATGCGGAGCGTGCGGGTGGGCGCCCCATGCGGGTCTACACTTACGTCGATGCAGGACTGACATTCAGGGACATGCTGGCGCGTTTCAGGCTTCTTTCGGCAGCATAG
- a CDS encoding histone deacetylase yields MLHVVHHPGYAVETERTGTFPHDKYALVMRLLGESGVPMTVHAPEVMPREWLEAVHDPAYVAQVIGCAVPAAKQRRIGFAIDERISRRSQLSSGGTWLAAKLALKHGYAANSAGGSHHALADTGAGYCVFNDLALAANRLIEEGDVSRILILDLDVHQGDGTAALTAGRSDIFTLSIHAEKNFPTRKARSSLDVGLPDATGDAGYLEALAGSLPMVLDRFVPDLILLQAGVDAHADDKLGRLSLTDEGLASRDRYVATEAKRRGIPLASTLGGGYGADREAVALRHARTILTLSATIAARDVD; encoded by the coding sequence ATGCTGCATGTCGTCCATCATCCCGGTTACGCGGTCGAGACCGAGCGCACGGGCACTTTTCCGCATGACAAATATGCGCTGGTCATGCGGTTGCTGGGCGAAAGCGGCGTGCCGATGACGGTCCATGCGCCCGAAGTCATGCCGCGAGAATGGCTCGAAGCTGTCCACGACCCGGCCTATGTCGCGCAAGTCATTGGTTGCGCGGTGCCGGCGGCCAAGCAGCGCCGGATCGGTTTCGCGATCGACGAGCGGATTTCCCGGCGATCGCAGCTTTCGTCCGGGGGAACGTGGCTGGCGGCGAAGCTGGCGCTAAAGCACGGATATGCGGCAAATTCCGCTGGCGGCAGCCATCACGCCCTCGCCGATACCGGGGCGGGCTATTGCGTCTTCAACGACTTGGCGCTTGCCGCCAACAGACTGATCGAAGAGGGGGACGTATCGCGCATCCTGATCCTTGATCTCGATGTGCACCAGGGCGATGGCACTGCGGCGCTGACCGCAGGGCGCAGCGACATCTTCACGCTGTCCATTCATGCCGAGAAGAATTTCCCCACCCGCAAGGCGCGTTCTTCACTGGATGTCGGACTACCCGACGCAACGGGCGATGCCGGCTATCTGGAAGCTCTGGCCGGATCGCTTCCCATGGTCCTCGATCGGTTCGTGCCGGACCTGATCTTGCTGCAGGCAGGCGTCGATGCCCATGCGGACGACAAGCTTGGCCGGCTGTCCCTGACCGACGAAGGCCTCGCGAGCCGCGACCGCTATGTGGCGACAGAGGCGAAGCGGCGCGGCATTCCCTTGGCAAGCACCCTGGGCGGTGGGTACGGCGCGGACCGCGAAGCCGTGGCCTTGCGACACGCGCGAACGATCCTCACCCTTTCCGCCACCATCGCGGCGAGAGACGTCGACTGA
- a CDS encoding family 1 glycosylhydrolase gives MIDRRSIIAGAAALAAAPMLAGKALAAPAQKQSSLGSASFPSGFLWGAATAGHQIEGNNTNSDQWLLENVQPTITGAPSGDAVNSLELWRDDLDLVKSIGLNGFRFSLEWPRIEPEPGMFSCAMLDHYKAIIDGCRERGIAPVVSFNHYTTPRWFAAQGGWLHPDASDLFARFCERAAKHLASGIAIATTLNEPNLPRLLPFVLPPQFMGGLRANLAAAAKAAGVPRYLVANTVLPEDVPALTAAMIKGHKSARAAIKAVRPDLPVGFTLSIADDQPVGPNSIRDRMRAELYGDWLAVARDDDFVAIQNYERILWGKDGRLPAPAGTPRNFRGAEVYAPSLAGAARYAYQATGKPVLVTEHGVGTDDDTIRANLIRDGLRELLGAMAEGVPVQGYIHWTLMDNYEWGAGIGHGAFGLASVDPVTFKRSPKPSAQVLKAIAQSNSISPI, from the coding sequence ATGATCGACCGACGTTCAATCATCGCCGGCGCTGCCGCGCTTGCTGCCGCGCCCATGCTTGCTGGAAAAGCGCTCGCCGCTCCTGCGCAAAAGCAATCCTCGCTAGGATCGGCCAGCTTCCCTTCCGGCTTCCTGTGGGGCGCGGCTACTGCCGGCCACCAGATCGAGGGTAACAACACGAATTCCGACCAGTGGCTTCTCGAGAATGTGCAACCTACTATCACTGGCGCGCCGTCGGGTGATGCTGTCAACAGCCTCGAGCTATGGCGAGATGACCTCGACCTTGTGAAAAGCATCGGGCTCAATGGGTTCCGCTTCAGTCTTGAGTGGCCACGCATCGAGCCGGAACCGGGAATGTTCTCGTGCGCCATGCTCGATCACTACAAGGCCATCATCGATGGCTGCCGCGAACGTGGTATTGCCCCGGTGGTCTCCTTCAACCACTACACAACGCCACGCTGGTTTGCCGCCCAAGGAGGATGGTTGCATCCCGATGCGAGCGACCTGTTCGCTCGTTTCTGCGAGCGGGCGGCCAAACATCTCGCAAGCGGAATAGCAATCGCGACGACCTTGAACGAGCCGAACCTGCCCCGCCTGCTGCCCTTCGTTCTGCCCCCTCAGTTCATGGGAGGATTGCGCGCCAATCTGGCTGCGGCCGCAAAGGCTGCGGGCGTACCGCGCTATCTCGTGGCTAACACCGTCTTGCCGGAGGACGTCCCCGCCCTGACCGCCGCGATGATCAAGGGCCACAAAAGTGCGCGTGCCGCGATCAAGGCAGTGCGCCCCGACCTTCCCGTCGGCTTCACACTGTCTATCGCCGACGACCAGCCCGTCGGCCCGAATTCCATCCGAGACCGGATGCGGGCCGAACTCTACGGAGACTGGCTGGCAGTGGCGCGCGATGACGATTTCGTCGCCATCCAGAACTACGAACGCATCCTGTGGGGCAAGGATGGCCGCCTCCCTGCGCCTGCGGGCACGCCGCGCAATTTCCGCGGCGCCGAAGTATATGCTCCGTCACTCGCCGGCGCGGCGCGATACGCCTACCAGGCGACCGGCAAGCCGGTTTTGGTAACCGAGCACGGTGTCGGAACCGACGACGATACAATCCGCGCCAACCTTATCCGCGACGGCCTACGGGAACTTCTCGGGGCGATGGCCGAAGGAGTCCCGGTACAAGGCTATATCCATTGGACGCTGATGGACAATTACGAATGGGGAGCTGGCATCGGCCACGGCGCCTTCGGCCTTGCCAGCGTCGATCCGGTCACATTCAAACGGTCTCCTAAGCCAAGCGCTCAGGTTTTGAAGGCAATCGCTCAATCAAATTCAATATCGCCGATTTGA
- a CDS encoding SDR family oxidoreductase, whose protein sequence is MAKTALVVGASGIVGSATARLLTEQGWTVHGLARRPNAQSGVHPIAVDLQDPLATAQALHGIDPDAVFITTWLRQDSEAENIRVNSAMVRNLLNGLPKPGGSRHVALVTGLKHYLGPFEAYGKGVLPQTPFREEQGRLDVENFYYAQEDEVFAAAARDGFTWSVHRPHTVIGLAVGNAMNMGTTLAVYATLCRETGRLFAFPGSAAQWSGLTDMTDATQLARHLLWAAETNAAQDQAFNVVNGDIFRWQWMWSRIADWFGIEAAPFDGKVWPLEQQMADDAGLWREIAVREGLTEPDLARLASPWHTDADLGRPIEVVADMTRSRRLGFTAYQPTDDAFFALFERLRADRLIP, encoded by the coding sequence ATGGCGAAGACGGCATTGGTGGTAGGCGCGAGCGGCATAGTCGGCAGTGCAACAGCGCGGCTTCTGACCGAACAGGGTTGGACCGTCCATGGCCTGGCGCGGCGGCCCAATGCTCAATCCGGGGTACATCCGATTGCCGTCGATCTGCAGGATCCGCTCGCCACCGCGCAGGCACTGCACGGCATCGACCCGGACGCGGTGTTCATCACCACGTGGCTGAGGCAGGACAGCGAGGCGGAGAATATCCGCGTCAATTCAGCGATGGTGCGTAATCTGCTGAATGGTTTGCCCAAACCCGGCGGTTCCCGTCACGTCGCGCTGGTTACAGGGCTGAAGCATTACCTCGGGCCGTTCGAGGCTTATGGCAAAGGTGTTCTGCCACAGACACCGTTTCGCGAGGAACAGGGCCGCCTCGACGTCGAAAATTTCTACTACGCCCAGGAAGACGAGGTGTTCGCGGCAGCTGCGCGCGACGGCTTTACCTGGAGCGTCCATCGCCCGCACACTGTAATCGGGCTGGCTGTCGGCAACGCGATGAACATGGGCACGACGCTAGCCGTTTACGCGACGCTATGCCGTGAGACCGGACGGCTCTTCGCTTTCCCGGGCTCTGCTGCGCAATGGTCAGGGCTCACGGACATGACCGATGCCACGCAACTCGCGCGCCACTTGCTATGGGCGGCAGAGACGAATGCGGCGCAGGATCAGGCGTTCAACGTCGTTAACGGCGACATCTTCCGCTGGCAGTGGATGTGGAGCCGCATCGCCGACTGGTTCGGCATCGAGGCTGCACCGTTCGACGGCAAAGTTTGGCCGTTGGAGCAGCAGATGGCGGATGATGCAGGGTTGTGGCGTGAGATTGCTGTTCGCGAGGGCCTCACAGAGCCCGATCTCGCGCGCTTGGCCTCGCCATGGCATACAGACGCCGATCTGGGCCGGCCGATCGAGGTCGTGGCCGATATGACCAGGAGCCGGCGTTTGGGCTTCACCGCCTATCAGCCCACCGACGATGCGTTCTTCGCCCTGTTCGAGCGTCTGCGCGCCGATCGGCTAATCCCCTGA
- a CDS encoding integration host factor subunit alpha, whose protein sequence is MSKSLTRAAIAEAIKKSVGISFAGADRMVDAIIEEIAAALERGENVKIAGFGTFLLNDKGPRVGRNPKTGKEAVVAARRVVTFNPSATLRARVAPVLD, encoded by the coding sequence GTGTCCAAGAGCCTCACTCGCGCCGCAATCGCCGAGGCGATCAAGAAAAGCGTCGGGATTTCCTTCGCCGGAGCGGATCGCATGGTCGATGCGATCATTGAGGAAATCGCCGCCGCTCTCGAACGTGGCGAGAACGTGAAGATAGCCGGCTTCGGCACGTTCCTGCTGAACGATAAGGGGCCGCGCGTCGGACGCAACCCGAAGACTGGCAAGGAGGCGGTTGTAGCCGCGAGGCGCGTCGTCACCTTTAACCCGAGCGCCACCCTGCGAGCACGCGTCGCTCCCGTGCTGGACTGA
- a CDS encoding winged helix-turn-helix transcriptional regulator — translation MQPGTPDDEWREDCAPRRVLELFATKWTSMVLHTLHARHGGTARTGVLLRSLPGISKKMLTQTVRDMEASGLLARHVQSAIPPMVEYSLTDLGRRFVEPVELLYGWGRDNTDALDQLVPRPSSRRS, via the coding sequence ATGCAGCCCGGAACGCCGGACGATGAATGGCGGGAGGATTGCGCACCCCGCCGCGTGCTGGAGCTTTTCGCAACGAAGTGGACCAGCATGGTCCTTCACACTCTCCACGCCCGTCACGGCGGAACTGCGCGCACCGGCGTGCTTCTGCGCAGCCTGCCTGGGATCTCCAAGAAGATGCTGACCCAGACGGTGAGGGACATGGAGGCCAGCGGCCTGCTGGCCCGGCATGTGCAGAGCGCGATACCGCCGATGGTGGAATATAGCCTCACCGATCTTGGCCGCAGGTTCGTCGAGCCGGTCGAACTTCTGTATGGGTGGGGCCGCGACAATACCGATGCTCTGGATCAACTCGTCCCGCGCCCGAGTTCACGCCGATCCTGA